Proteins found in one Odontesthes bonariensis isolate fOdoBon6 chromosome 11, fOdoBon6.hap1, whole genome shotgun sequence genomic segment:
- the LOC142391941 gene encoding NLR family CARD domain-containing protein 3-like: MRSGGPAELVAAVCGRKVKWALKKKFQCVFEGIPKAGKPTLLNQIYTELYITEGGSGEVNDEHEVRQIEAASRKAGRAETSIRQEDIFKGPPGRDEPIRTVLTKGVAGIGKTVLTQKFTLDWAEGKANQDIHFMFPFTFRELNVLRERKFSLVELVHHFFTETKAAGICSFEQFQVVFIFDGLDECRLPLDFHSKEPLTDATEPTSVDVLLTNLIRGELLPSARLWITTRPAAANQIPAGCVGMVTEVRGFTDPQKEEYFRKRFRDSEQASRIISHIQTSRSLHIMCHIPVFCWITATVLEDVLDTREGAELPSTLTEMYIHFLVVQAKVKKLKYDGGAETEPHWSPESRKMIESLGKLAFEQLQKGKLIFYESDLTECGIDISAASVYSGVFTQIFREERGLYQEKVFCFIHLSVQEFLAALHVHLTFINSGLNLMEEQPKSKKSETLTETLFHQSAVNRALESPNGHLDLFLRFLLGLSLQTNQRLLRGLLTQTGSSSQTNQETVRYIKKKISEDLSAERSINLFHCLNELNDRSLVEEIQQALSSGSLSTDKLSPAQWSALVFILLSSGKHLDVFDLNKYTASEEALLRLLPVVKASNKAVLSSCILSDEGCAALLSALSSQSSSLTQLDLSICGSGVKQLSDGLQSPHCNLEALRLSVCNLSDEGCAALSSALSSQSSSLTELDLSNNNLQQDSGVKLLSGLQSPTCGLETLRLSVCNLSDEGCAAVSSALSSQSSSLTQLDLSNNNLQDSGVKQVSAGLKSPNCRLETLSLSGCLITEEGCASLAEAVTSNPKSHLRELDLSYNHPGASGEKLLRAALKDPHTLRVEPAGERWLTPGLRKYSCQLTIDTNTVSRELKLSDSNREVTRVEEVQPYPDHPDRLDVWPQLLCGNVLTGRCYWEVEWRGRVNISVSYRGISRRGGGRDCAFGWNDQSRSLFCSDGGYFVNMKAYF; the protein is encoded by the exons atgcggAGCGGCGGGCCTGCTG aacttgttgctgcagtttgtggacgtaaagttaaatgggctctgaagaagaagttccaatgtgtgtttgaggggattcctaaagcaggaaagccaacccttctgaatcagatctacacagagctctacatcacagagggagggagcggagaggtcaatgatgaacatgaggtcagacagattgaagcagcatccaggaaagcaggcagagcagaaacatccatcagacaggaagacatctttaaaggcccacctggaagagatgaaccaatcagaacagtgctgacaaagggagtggctggcattgggaaaacagtcttaacacagaagttcactctggactgggctgaaggcaaagccaaccaggacatccacttcatgtttccattcactttcagagagctgaatgtgctgagagagagaaagttcagcttggtggagcttgttcatcacttctttactgagaccaaagcagcaggaatctgcagctttgaacagttccaggttgtgttcatctttgacggtctggatgagtgtcgacttcctctggacttccacagcaaggagcccctgactgatgctacagagcccacctcagtggatgtgctgctgacaaacctcatcaggggggagctgcttccctctgctcgcctctggataaccacacgacccgcagcagccaatcagatccctgctggctgtgttggcatggtgacagaggtcagagggttcactgacccacagaaggaggagtacttcaggaagagattcagagattcagagcaggccagcaggatcatctcccacatccagacatcccgaagcctccacatcatgtgccacatcccggtcttctgctggatcactgctacagttctggaggatgtgttggacaccagagagggagcagagctgcccagcaccctgactgagatgtacatccacttcctggtggttcaggccaaagtgaagaagctcaagtatgatggaggagctgagacagagccacactggagtccagagagcaggaagatgattgagtctctgggaaaactggcttttgagcagctgcagaaaggaaagctgatcttctatgaatcagacctgacagagtgtggcatcgatatctcagcagcctcagtgtactcaggagtgttcacacagatctttagagaggagagagggctgtaccaggagaaggtgttctgcttcatccatctgagtgttcaggagtttctggctgctcttcatgtgcatctgaccttcatcaactctggactcaacctgatggAGGAACAACCAAAGTCTAAGAAGTCTGAAACACTAACAGAGACTCTCTTCCATCAGAGTGCTGTGAACAGggccttagagagtccaaatggacacctggacctgttcctccgcttcctcctgggtctttccctgcagaccaatcagaggctcctacgaggcctgctgacacagacaggaagtagctcacagaccaatcaggaaacagtccgttacatcaagaagaagatcagtgaggatctgtctgcagagagaagcatcaatctgttccactgtctgaatgaactgaatgatcgttctctggtggaggagatccaacaggccctgagttcaggaagtctctccacagataaactgtctcctgctcagtggtcagctctggtcttcatcttactgtcatcaggaaaacatctggatgtgtttGACCTGAATAAATACactgcttcagaggaggctcttctgaggctgctgccagtggtcaaagcctccaacaaagctgt ACTGAGCAGCTGTAtcctctcagatgaaggatgtgcagctctgctctcagctctcagctcccagtcctccagcctgacacaactggacctgagtatcTGCggctcaggagtgaagcagctgtctgatggactgcagagtcctcactgtaacctggaagctctcag GCTGAGcgtctgtaacctctcagatgaaggatgtgcagctctgtcctcagctctcagctcccagtcctccagcctgacagaactggacctgagtaacaacaacctgcagcaggattcaggagtgaagctgcTGTCTGGACTGCAGAGTCCAACCTGTGGGCTGGAAACTCTCAG gctgagcgtctgtaacctctcagatgaaggatgtgcagctgtgtcctcagctctcagctcccagtcctccagcctgacacaactggacctgagtaacaacaacctgcaggattcaggggtgaagcaggtgtctgctggcctgaagagtccaaactgcagactggaaactctcag cctgtcaggctgtctgatcacagaggaaggctgtgcttctctggctgaagctgtgacctccaaccccaaatcccatctgagagagctggacctgagctacaaccatccaggagcctcaggagagaagctgctgagggccgcactgaaggatccacacacactcag ggtggagcctgctggagaacgatggctgacaccagggctgaggaagt attcctgtcaactcacaatcgacacaaacacagtgagcagagaactgaaactgtctgacagcAACAGGGAGGTGACACGTGTGGAGGAGGTTCagccatatcctgatcatccagacaggttgGATGTCtggcctcagctgctgtgtggaaatgttctgactggccgctgttactgggaggtggagtggagaggaagagttaatatatcagtgagttacagaggaatcagcaggagaggaggaggcagagactGTGCGTTTGGATGGAACGATCAGTCCCGGAGTCTGTTCTGCTCTGATGGCGGTTACTTTGTCAACATGAAAGCATATTTCTGA